The proteins below come from a single Falco rusticolus isolate bFalRus1 chromosome 8, bFalRus1.pri, whole genome shotgun sequence genomic window:
- the SMAD5 gene encoding mothers against decapentaplegic homolog 5, whose protein sequence is MTSMASLFSFTSPAVKRLLGWKQGDEEEKWAEKAVDALVKKLKKKKGAMEELEKALSSPGQPSKCVTIPRSLDGRLQVSHRKGLPHVIYCRVWRWPDLQSHHELKPLDICEFPFGSKQKEVCINPYHYKRVESPVLPPVLVPRHSEFNPQHSLLVQFRNLSHNEPHMPHNATFPDSFQQPNSTPFSISPNSPYPPSPASSTYPSSPASSGPSSPFQLPADTPPPAYMPPDDQMGQDNSQSMDTSNTMIPQIMPNISTRDVQPVAYEEPKHWCSIVYYELNNRVGEAFHASSTSVLVDGFTDPSNNKNRFCLGLLSNVNRNSTIENTRRHIGKGVHLYYVGGEVYAECLSDSSIFVQSRNCNYHHGFHPTTVCKIPSGCSLKIFNNQEFAQLLAQSVNHGFEAVYELTKMCTIRMSFVKGWGAEYHRQDVTSTPCWIEIHLHGPLQWLDKVLTQMGSPLNPISSVS, encoded by the exons ATGACGTCAATGGCCAGTTTGTTCTCCTTTACTAGCCCAGCTGTAAAGCGTCTGTTGGGCTGGAAACAAGgagatgaagaggaaaaatgggCAGAAAAAGCTGTTGATGCTTTggtaaaaaagctgaaaaagaaaaagggtgcTATGGAAGAACTGGAGAAAGCCTTGAGCAGCCCAGGACAACCCAGCAAGTGTGTTACTATCCCCCGCTCTTTAGATGGACGACTTCAAGTTTCTCACAGAAAAGGCCTTCCCCATGTAATTTACTGTCGTGTTTGGCGTTGGCCTGATCTACAAAGCCATCATGAGCTGAAGCCATTGGATATTTGTGAATTTCCTTTTGGATCTAAACAGAAGGAAGTCTGCATCAATCCATACCACTATAAGAGGGTGGAGAGCCCAG ttctACCTCCAGTGTTAGTGCCTAGACATAGTGAATTCAATCCACAGCACAGTCTACTAGTTCAGTTCAGGAATCTAAGCCACAATGAACCACATATGCCACACAACGCGACATTTCCAGATTCTTTCCAGCAACCCAACAGCACTCCATTTTCCATTTCGCCAAACAGTCCCTATCCACcttctccagccagcagcacttACCCAAGCTCCCCAGCTAGCTCTGGACCATCTAGTCCGTTTCAGCTACCAG CTGATACTCCACCTCCTGCATATATGCCCCCAGATGATCAAATGGGGCAGGATAATTCTCAGTCTATGGACACAAGCAATACAATGATCCCTCAAATCATGCCAAATATATCGACCCGAG ATGTTCAGCCTGTTGCCTATGAAGAACCCAAACACTGGTGTTCAATTGTATATTACGAATTAAATAACCGTGTTGGGGAAGCCTTTCATGCATCATCTACAAGCGTCTTAGTAGATGGCTTTACAGATCCCTCCAATAATAAAAACAGGTTCTGCTTAGGTTTGCTCTCAAATGTGAATCGCAACTCAACAATTGAGAACACTAGACGACATATTGGAAAAG gAGTTCATCTCTATTATGTTGGTGGAGAAGTCTATGCTGAGTGTTTAAGTGACAGCAGCATATTTGTACAGAGCAGGAACTGCAACTACCACCATGGCTTTCATCCAACAACTGTATGCAAGATTCCTAGTGGATGCAGtctgaaaatttttaacaatCAGGAGTTCGCTCAGCTTTTAGCTCAGTCTGTCAACCATGGATTTGAAGCAGTATATGAGCTTACCAAAATGTGCACCATTCGAATGAGTTTTGTAAAg gGATGGGGAGCTGAATATCACCGACAAGACGTCACGAGCACCCCGTGCTGGATAGAAATTCATCTTCATGGGCCCCTCCAGTGGCTGGATAAAGTACTTACACAAATGGGTTCTCCTCTTAATCCCATCTCATCTGTTTCATAG